From Paraburkholderia sabiae, a single genomic window includes:
- a CDS encoding entericidin A/B family lipoprotein, which translates to MTRFIALLLLAGTTLLAACNTMAGAGQDISKGGNAITNSAEKHSD; encoded by the coding sequence ATGACACGATTCATCGCACTGCTGCTGCTCGCGGGCACGACGCTGCTGGCCGCCTGCAACACGATGGCCGGCGCGGGCCAGGACATCTCGAAGGGCGGCAACGCCATCACCAATTCGGCCGAGAAGCATTCGGACTGA
- a CDS encoding sensor histidine kinase, translated as MAVSGEAQAGAEARLTTRLADWMHQRSWAIAMTVAIVITCGGLVILETARQRIASEYEAALEARSVSMQLSELDRHLAQLQAHESRFLLTRNDADARGYCARAADIRRNIGALDTYFRRAADSAEMASFTQIAALIDARIGSGAQTLQQASPRPLELAACGGAAPKTSADASLVTSTLALLRDNEERRAQRALDASRADQRVSTLVAAGLSALNIVLFILLFRNLGTQIDSQARAQKQLITQQEELDRLVNERTRQLEALGWHLQAVSENEKTQLARELHDELGAILTASKMDVAWARRKMQDADPVIAEKLTRALATLDQGIALKRRIIEDMRPTVLANFGLVTALRTLGDEAAQRNGWALDLHLPDDELQLDEQTEIALFRVAQESLTNAAKYARATQITIALSAGHGEVALHIADNGIGIMPGDLTRTHTHGLMGMRQRVAARGGRFDIRRGDLHGTDIHVVLPVPTVGVTKEAETREPGGESIDSVPDSSVTPVARL; from the coding sequence ATGGCAGTGTCAGGTGAAGCCCAAGCAGGCGCCGAAGCACGGCTCACAACCCGGCTGGCGGACTGGATGCACCAGCGCAGTTGGGCGATCGCGATGACGGTCGCGATCGTGATTACGTGCGGCGGCCTCGTCATCCTCGAAACGGCGCGGCAACGTATCGCATCGGAATACGAAGCGGCGCTCGAAGCGCGCAGCGTCAGCATGCAGCTGAGCGAACTCGACCGGCATCTCGCGCAGTTGCAGGCGCATGAAAGCCGCTTTCTTCTGACGAGGAACGACGCGGACGCGCGCGGCTACTGCGCTCGCGCAGCGGATATCCGCCGCAACATCGGCGCGCTCGACACATACTTCCGACGTGCCGCCGACAGCGCGGAAATGGCCAGCTTCACGCAGATTGCCGCGTTGATCGACGCGCGCATCGGCAGCGGCGCACAGACGTTGCAACAGGCTTCGCCGCGTCCGCTCGAACTCGCCGCGTGCGGCGGCGCAGCGCCGAAAACCAGCGCCGATGCGTCGCTCGTGACGAGCACGCTCGCCTTGCTGCGCGACAACGAAGAGCGCCGCGCGCAGCGCGCGCTCGATGCGAGCCGCGCCGATCAACGCGTGTCGACGCTCGTCGCGGCGGGTTTGTCGGCGCTCAACATCGTGCTGTTCATTCTGTTGTTCCGCAACCTGGGCACCCAGATCGACAGCCAGGCGCGCGCGCAAAAGCAGTTGATCACGCAGCAGGAAGAACTCGATCGGCTGGTCAACGAGCGCACGCGGCAACTCGAAGCGCTGGGCTGGCACCTGCAGGCCGTCAGCGAAAACGAAAAGACCCAGCTTGCGCGCGAACTGCACGACGAACTCGGCGCGATTCTCACGGCGAGCAAGATGGATGTCGCGTGGGCGCGGCGCAAGATGCAGGACGCCGATCCCGTCATCGCGGAGAAACTGACGCGCGCGCTCGCGACGCTCGATCAGGGCATCGCGCTCAAGCGCCGCATCATCGAGGACATGCGGCCGACCGTGCTCGCGAACTTCGGCCTCGTCACGGCGCTGCGCACGCTCGGCGACGAAGCCGCGCAACGCAACGGCTGGGCGCTCGACCTGCATCTTCCCGACGACGAACTGCAACTCGACGAACAGACCGAGATCGCGCTCTTTCGTGTCGCGCAGGAATCGCTGACCAACGCGGCGAAGTACGCGCGCGCCACGCAGATCACGATTGCGCTGAGCGCGGGCCACGGCGAAGTGGCGCTGCATATCGCCGATAACGGCATCGGCATCATGCCAGGCGATCTCACGCGCACGCATACGCACGGGCTGATGGGCATGCGCCAGCGCGTCGCCGCGCGCGGCGGACGCTTCGATATCCGGCGCGGCGACCTGCACGGCACCGATATCCACGTCGTGCTGCCCGTGCCGACCGTCGGCGTGACGAAGGAAGCGGAAACGCGCGAACCAGGCGGCGAATCGATCGACAGCGTGCCGGACAGCAGCGTCACGCCCGTCGCGCGTCTGTGA
- a CDS encoding DUF1328 domain-containing protein yields the protein MLKWALFFAVIAVIAGLLGFTGIAAGAAAIAKFLFVVFLILCVVFLVLGFVVTKKIVD from the coding sequence ATGCTCAAGTGGGCGTTGTTCTTCGCCGTGATCGCGGTGATCGCGGGTCTGCTCGGATTTACGGGCATTGCGGCAGGCGCGGCGGCTATCGCGAAGTTCCTGTTCGTGGTGTTCCTGATCCTGTGCGTCGTCTTCCTCGTGCTCGGCTTCGTCGTGACGAAGAAGATAGTCGATTAG
- a CDS encoding DUF1328 domain-containing protein encodes MLHYALVFFVIAIIAAVFGFTGIAAGAAEIAKILFYIFLVVFVVTLLLGVFRT; translated from the coding sequence ATGCTGCATTACGCACTCGTGTTCTTCGTGATCGCGATCATCGCCGCTGTGTTCGGCTTCACCGGCATTGCCGCCGGCGCCGCCGAAATAGCGAAGATTCTGTTCTACATCTTTCTGGTCGTGTTCGTCGTCACGCTGCTGCTCGGCGTGTTCCGGACATAG
- a CDS encoding ferritin-like domain-containing protein: MSKSSKGEFVMDLERIRQQARKDMDEGPVTSTYGADRDTVLKLLNGALATELVCVLRYKRHYFMAKGINSEAVAQEFLEHANEEQQHADTLAARIVQLGGEPDFAPNSLTSRSHSEYKEGNGLTDMIRENLIAERIAIDTYREIIRYLGDGDVTTRRMFEEILAVEEEHADDMADLLTGRE, encoded by the coding sequence ATGTCGAAGTCATCGAAAGGCGAGTTCGTGATGGACCTCGAACGGATCCGTCAACAGGCACGCAAGGATATGGATGAAGGTCCCGTCACGTCGACCTACGGCGCGGACCGCGATACCGTGCTGAAGCTGCTGAACGGCGCGCTCGCGACCGAACTGGTCTGCGTGCTGCGCTACAAGCGCCATTACTTCATGGCGAAGGGCATCAATTCGGAAGCCGTCGCGCAGGAGTTTCTCGAGCACGCGAATGAAGAGCAGCAGCACGCGGATACGCTCGCTGCGCGCATCGTGCAGCTGGGCGGCGAGCCCGATTTCGCGCCGAACAGCCTGACGTCGCGCTCGCACTCCGAATACAAGGAAGGCAACGGCCTGACCGACATGATTCGCGAGAACCTGATCGCGGAGCGCATCGCGATCGATACGTATCGCGAGATCATCCGCTATCTCGGCGATGGCGACGTGACGACGCGCCGCATGTTCGAAGAGATTCTCGCCGTCGAGGAAGAGCACGCGGACGACATGGCCGATCTGCTGACGGGCCGCGAATAA
- a CDS encoding response regulator has translation MIRVLIADDHAIVRGGFRQFVADEPDMCVAAEAATGDETIRLVREQPDGEPFDVVLLDIAMPDKNGIDTLRVIRQMRPAQNVLILSGYPESQYAINLLRAGANGYLNKDCEPDEIVRAIRSVARGHRYLSEAIADTLANSLDKPAASHPHEQLSEREFQIFCKLASGQIPTDIADELHLSVKTVSTYRARVLEKMHMTNNADITYYAIKNGLIE, from the coding sequence ATGATTCGAGTGCTGATAGCGGACGATCACGCGATCGTCCGGGGCGGATTCAGACAGTTCGTCGCCGACGAGCCGGACATGTGCGTCGCGGCGGAAGCGGCGACGGGCGACGAGACGATTCGCCTCGTGCGCGAGCAGCCGGACGGCGAGCCGTTCGACGTCGTGCTGCTCGACATCGCGATGCCCGACAAGAACGGCATCGATACGTTGCGCGTGATCCGCCAGATGCGTCCCGCGCAGAACGTGCTGATTCTCTCGGGCTATCCGGAGAGCCAGTACGCGATCAACCTGCTGCGCGCGGGCGCGAACGGCTATCTGAACAAGGACTGCGAGCCTGATGAGATCGTGCGCGCGATCCGTTCGGTTGCGCGCGGGCATCGTTATCTGTCGGAGGCCATCGCCGATACGCTCGCGAACAGTCTCGACAAGCCCGCGGCTTCGCATCCGCATGAACAGTTGTCGGAGCGCGAGTTCCAGATTTTCTGCAAGCTCGCGTCCGGGCAGATTCCGACCGATATCGCCGACGAACTGCATCTGTCGGTGAAGACGGTCAGCACGTATCGCGCGCGCGTGCTCGAAAAAATGCACATGACGAACAACGCGGACATCACGTACTACGCGATCAAGAATGGTTTGATCGAGTGA
- a CDS encoding response regulator has translation MNPSATAHDESGHTPLRVLLIEDSPLIRRSIVEAIDASGVMQVAAQAESADEAIALLDGEAFDAVIVDLQLKGGSSVPVLAYMQKEGLIESTFAAVLTNHALPAYRERCRQYGVRHFYDKSFEFDRVIDALHKYAQARLDEQ, from the coding sequence ATGAATCCCTCCGCCACCGCACACGACGAATCCGGCCACACGCCGCTGCGTGTGCTGCTGATCGAGGATTCGCCGCTGATCCGGCGCAGCATCGTCGAGGCGATCGATGCGTCGGGCGTGATGCAGGTGGCCGCGCAGGCCGAATCAGCCGATGAAGCGATCGCGCTGCTCGACGGCGAAGCGTTCGATGCCGTGATCGTCGATCTGCAACTGAAGGGCGGATCGAGCGTACCGGTGCTTGCGTATATGCAGAAGGAAGGCTTGATCGAGTCGACCTTCGCCGCCGTGCTGACGAATCACGCATTGCCCGCGTATCGCGAGCGGTGCCGGCAATATGGCGTGCGGCACTTCTACGACAAGTCGTTCGAATTCGATCGGGTAATCGACGCGCTGCACAAATATGCGCAGGCGCGTCTGGACGAGCAGTAG
- a CDS encoding MFS transporter, translating to MSTPASTPAASDRSLRGLLLLLATIAGVSVANIYYNQPLLDDFRKSFPQSASWIGVVPSVTQLGYAAGMLLLAPLGDRFDRRRLILLQIAGMCIALLCAAVAPNLSVLVFASLAIGMLATIAQQAVPFSAELAPPSQRGHAVGTVMSGLLLGILLARTAAGFVGQYLGWRAVFGASIVALIVLAVVILSKLPHSKPTSTLGYGKLIGSMWHLVVELRGLREASLTGAALFAGFSLFWSTLALLLAGAPFHYGPQAAGLFGIVGAGGAMAAPIAGKFADKRGPRAIVSLSIALAAISFVVFAVSGTSLVGLVIGVIVLDIGVQAAQISNQSRIYALKPEARSRVNTVFMVCYFIGGAAGSAVGAFVWPLFGWVGVSIAGLLFTLLAGLNHLRGRPEPLKASGA from the coding sequence ATGTCGACACCCGCTTCCACTCCTGCCGCGTCGGACCGCTCGCTGCGCGGCCTTCTGCTGCTGCTCGCGACCATCGCGGGCGTTTCCGTCGCCAACATCTACTACAACCAGCCGCTGCTCGACGATTTCCGCAAATCGTTTCCGCAAAGCGCATCGTGGATCGGTGTCGTGCCGTCGGTGACACAGCTCGGCTACGCCGCCGGCATGCTGCTGCTCGCGCCACTCGGCGACCGCTTCGACCGTCGCCGGCTGATCCTGCTGCAGATCGCCGGCATGTGCATCGCGCTGCTGTGCGCCGCCGTCGCGCCGAATCTCTCCGTGCTCGTGTTCGCGAGCCTCGCCATCGGCATGCTCGCGACCATCGCGCAACAGGCCGTGCCCTTCTCCGCCGAACTCGCGCCGCCGTCGCAACGCGGCCATGCCGTCGGCACCGTGATGAGCGGGCTGCTGCTCGGCATTCTCCTTGCGCGCACGGCGGCGGGCTTCGTCGGACAGTACCTCGGCTGGCGGGCCGTGTTCGGCGCGTCGATCGTCGCGTTGATCGTGCTCGCCGTCGTCATCCTGTCGAAGCTGCCGCACAGCAAGCCGACCTCGACGCTCGGCTACGGCAAGCTGATCGGCTCGATGTGGCATCTCGTCGTCGAATTGCGCGGTCTGCGCGAAGCATCGCTGACGGGCGCGGCGCTGTTCGCCGGCTTCAGCCTGTTCTGGTCGACGCTCGCACTGCTGCTCGCGGGTGCGCCGTTTCACTACGGGCCGCAAGCGGCAGGTCTGTTCGGCATCGTCGGCGCGGGCGGCGCGATGGCCGCGCCCATCGCGGGCAAGTTCGCCGACAAGCGCGGGCCGCGCGCCATCGTCTCGCTGTCGATCGCGCTGGCGGCGATCTCGTTCGTCGTATTCGCAGTGTCGGGCACGAGCCTCGTCGGACTCGTGATCGGCGTGATCGTGCTCGACATCGGCGTGCAGGCCGCGCAGATCTCGAACCAGTCGCGCATTTATGCGTTGAAGCCGGAAGCGCGCAGCCGCGTGAACACGGTGTTCATGGTCTGCTATTTTATCGGCGGTGCGGCGGGTTCGGCTGTCGGCGCGTTCGTGTGGCCGCTGTTCGGCTGGGTCGGCGTGAGCATCGCCGGTCTGCTGTTCACGCTGCTCGCCGGGCTCAATCACCTGCGCGGACGTCCCGAGCCGCTGAAGGCTTCGGGCGCGTGA
- a CDS encoding phosphodiesterase, whose protein sequence is MLIAQISDLHIKRPGALAYRRVDTAPYLQRCVERLNATQPRPEAVVITGDLVDQGTPDQYEHLKALLAPLAIPYYLLVGNHDDRANLRAAFPEREELHTGGEFVQYAIDIGPLHLIALDSMVPGQSAGLLCDARLAWLEKQLDKARNKPVIVALHHPPFVSGIGHMDELRLDPQAAQKLAALLSRHANIERVICGHVHRPMFVRFGGTIASAVPAPAHQVALDLRDDAPSAFVMEPPAFALHRYDSVNGLITHHGYVEQADGPYPFYEPEGKLID, encoded by the coding sequence ATGTTAATAGCCCAGATCAGCGATCTCCACATCAAACGCCCGGGCGCGTTGGCGTACCGCCGTGTCGACACGGCACCTTACCTGCAACGCTGCGTAGAGCGCTTAAACGCAACCCAACCCCGACCCGAAGCGGTCGTCATCACCGGCGATCTGGTCGACCAGGGAACCCCAGACCAGTACGAGCACCTGAAAGCCCTGCTAGCGCCGCTAGCAATCCCTTACTACCTGCTAGTCGGCAACCACGACGACCGCGCCAACCTGCGCGCAGCCTTCCCGGAACGCGAAGAACTGCACACGGGCGGCGAGTTCGTGCAATACGCGATCGACATCGGCCCGCTGCACCTGATCGCCCTTGACTCGATGGTCCCGGGCCAGAGCGCCGGCCTGCTCTGCGACGCACGTCTAGCCTGGCTGGAAAAGCAACTCGATAAAGCCCGCAACAAGCCCGTAATCGTCGCGCTGCACCACCCGCCGTTCGTGTCCGGCATCGGACACATGGACGAACTGCGCCTCGACCCGCAGGCCGCGCAAAAGCTCGCAGCATTGCTATCGCGCCACGCGAACATCGAACGCGTGATCTGCGGCCACGTACACCGCCCGATGTTCGTGCGCTTCGGTGGCACGATCGCATCGGCGGTGCCCGCGCCCGCGCATCAGGTCGCGCTCGATCTGCGCGACGACGCGCCGTCCGCGTTCGTGATGGAGCCGCCCGCGTTCGCGCTGCATCGCTACGACAGCGTCAACGGTCTGATCACGCATCACGGCTACGTCGAACAGGCCGACGGCCCCTATCCGTTCTATGAACCGGAAGGCAAGCTGATCGATTGA
- a CDS encoding ABC transporter ATP-binding protein — translation MKLASIPITLTRCAKTFRGTRVLEPLDLTIGAGETLVLLGPSGCGKTTTLRMIAGLEQPDAGGRVAFGDEDVTALPIEKRQVGMVFQSYALFPNLTVRGNINYGLKIKRIDAEVARQRVDELLAMMRLTEHADKPIDQLSGGQRQRVALARALAPQPRVLLLDEPLTALDARLRDTLRSEMNALLRELGITTVYVTHDQAEAMELGDRIVVMSAGRIEQIGTPRDIYYRPANRQVAQFVGTINRVSGQAKDGLLCTTGGAIPLPATHATRVMPHGDEVFFRPEDAWLADPESAQLRGVVDAAAFLGERTRLTIRDAAPDVLIVDVPGRVEFARGMAIGISVARDGLIALA, via the coding sequence ATGAAGCTCGCCTCGATTCCTATCACGCTGACGCGTTGCGCGAAGACGTTTCGCGGCACGCGCGTGCTCGAACCGCTCGATCTGACGATCGGCGCGGGCGAAACGCTGGTGCTGCTCGGGCCGTCGGGCTGCGGCAAGACGACGACGTTGCGGATGATCGCCGGTCTCGAACAGCCGGACGCGGGCGGGCGTGTTGCTTTCGGCGATGAGGATGTCACCGCGCTGCCTATCGAGAAGCGTCAGGTCGGTATGGTGTTTCAGAGCTACGCGCTGTTTCCGAATCTGACCGTGCGCGGCAATATCAACTATGGTTTGAAGATCAAGCGCATTGATGCAGAGGTGGCGCGACAGCGCGTCGACGAATTGCTCGCGATGATGCGGCTTACCGAGCACGCCGATAAACCGATCGATCAGCTTTCCGGCGGACAGCGTCAGCGTGTGGCACTGGCGCGTGCGCTGGCGCCGCAGCCGCGCGTGCTGCTGCTCGACGAGCCGTTGACGGCGCTCGATGCGCGTCTGCGCGATACATTGCGAAGCGAGATGAATGCTTTATTGCGCGAACTCGGTATTACGACGGTTTATGTGACGCACGATCAGGCGGAAGCGATGGAACTCGGCGACCGGATCGTCGTGATGAGTGCTGGGCGGATCGAGCAGATCGGGACGCCAAGGGATATTTATTATCGCCCGGCGAATCGGCAGGTTGCGCAGTTTGTTGGGACGATTAATCGGGTTTCTGGCCAGGCCAAAGATGGCTTGCTTTGTACTACTGGCGGTGCCATTCCTTTGCCTGCGACTCATGCTACTCGAGTTATGCCTCATGGCGATGAGGTGTTTTTTCGGCCTGAAGATGCGTGGCTTGCTGATCCTGAAAGTGCTCAGTTGCGGGGCGTTGTGGATGCTGCTGCGTTTTTGGGTGAGCGCACGCGGCTCACTATTCGCGATGCGGCGCCCGATGTTTTGATCGTCGATGTGCCCGGGCGGGTTGAGTTTGCTCGCGGTATGGCTATCGGGATTTCTGTTGCCAGGGATGGCTTGATTGCTCTGGCGTGA
- a CDS encoding ABC transporter permease → MNSVAHSTDAPDLQRRRAFALPSLRASLAAGQWLVTLLLCAFLIVPVVMSILAGLTVNYFQGVASGLTLRWLGEVWTQYHDSVFLSLEVALATLVITLLTGVPAGYVLARSETRLSRIIEEFLVLPIALPGLASALALLVVYGGFTMFRTSAAFIVVGHVVFTLPFMVRAVAAVCASSGLRTLEEGAASLGAGFFQRFVTIVLPNVRPGIVAGALAVVTLSIGEFNLTWMLHTPETKTLPVGLADTYASLRIEIGSAYTILFFIMTMPLLVAMQWLGVDATGQRNVKQKKARVAAAPSPAQEDQP, encoded by the coding sequence ATGAACTCCGTTGCTCATTCAACCGACGCGCCCGATCTGCAACGCAGGCGCGCGTTCGCCCTGCCCTCGCTGCGCGCCTCGCTCGCGGCGGGACAATGGCTCGTCACGTTGCTGCTTTGCGCGTTTCTGATCGTGCCCGTCGTGATGTCGATTCTCGCGGGGCTGACGGTCAACTACTTTCAGGGTGTCGCGAGCGGACTCACGCTGCGCTGGCTCGGCGAAGTGTGGACGCAGTATCACGACTCCGTGTTCCTGTCGCTCGAAGTCGCGCTCGCGACGCTCGTCATTACGCTGCTGACGGGCGTGCCTGCGGGCTACGTGCTCGCGCGCAGCGAGACGCGCCTGTCGCGCATCATCGAAGAATTTCTGGTGCTGCCCATCGCGTTGCCGGGTCTTGCATCCGCGCTCGCGCTACTCGTCGTGTATGGCGGCTTCACGATGTTCCGCACGAGCGCCGCGTTTATCGTCGTCGGCCATGTGGTGTTCACGCTACCGTTCATGGTGCGTGCCGTCGCCGCCGTGTGCGCGAGTTCGGGACTGCGTACGCTCGAAGAAGGCGCGGCGAGTCTCGGCGCGGGCTTCTTTCAGCGCTTCGTGACGATCGTGCTGCCGAACGTGCGGCCGGGCATCGTTGCAGGCGCACTGGCTGTCGTCACGCTGTCGATCGGCGAATTCAATCTGACGTGGATGCTGCATACGCCCGAAACGAAGACGCTGCCCGTCGGACTCGCCGATACCTATGCGTCGCTGCGCATCGAGATCGGCAGTGCTTACACGATTCTCTTTTTCATCATGACGATGCCGCTGCTCGTCGCGATGCAATGGCTCGGCGTCGATGCGACGGGCCAGCGCAACGTGAAGCAGAAGAAAGCGCGCGTCGCCGCTGCACCCTCACCTGCACAAGAAGACCAGCCATGA
- a CDS encoding ABC transporter permease, whose amino-acid sequence MNDITFPLRWRIALIAPALAVFIAFWLLPMTALVQVSADGHLLQTYGAMLANARYMKSLFATVVLSAAVTAATLALSVISGLHLARQEFPGKRTLLALLTFPLAFPGVVVGFMVIMLAGRQGLIGALSLKLTGDKWVFAYSMTGLFLGYLYFSIPRVIVTVMASATKLDASLEEAARSLGASPWRIMCDIVLPALSPGLIAAVAVCFATAMGAFGTAFTLATDIDVLPMTIYTEFTLNANMVTAAGLSIVLGIVTWIVLYVARSVSGSAVAATA is encoded by the coding sequence TTGAACGACATTACGTTCCCGCTGCGCTGGCGCATCGCGTTGATCGCGCCGGCGCTGGCCGTGTTCATCGCGTTCTGGCTGCTGCCGATGACGGCGCTCGTGCAGGTGAGCGCCGACGGTCATCTGCTGCAGACCTATGGCGCGATGCTCGCGAACGCGCGCTATATGAAGAGCCTGTTCGCCACGGTCGTGCTGTCGGCGGCCGTGACGGCGGCGACGCTCGCGCTGTCCGTGATCTCGGGGCTGCATCTCGCGCGTCAAGAGTTTCCCGGCAAGCGCACGCTGCTCGCGCTGCTGACGTTTCCGCTCGCGTTCCCCGGCGTCGTCGTCGGCTTCATGGTGATCATGCTGGCGGGACGTCAGGGTTTGATCGGCGCGCTGTCGCTGAAGCTCACGGGCGACAAGTGGGTGTTCGCGTATTCGATGACGGGCCTCTTTCTCGGCTATCTGTACTTTTCGATTCCGCGCGTGATCGTCACCGTGATGGCGTCGGCGACCAAGCTCGATGCGTCGCTCGAAGAAGCCGCGCGTTCGCTCGGCGCGTCGCCGTGGCGGATCATGTGCGACATCGTGCTGCCCGCGCTGTCGCCGGGGTTGATCGCGGCGGTCGCCGTGTGTTTCGCGACCGCGATGGGCGCATTCGGCACGGCCTTCACGCTCGCCACCGACATCGACGTGCTGCCGATGACCATCTACACCGAGTTCACGCTCAACGCGAACATGGTGACGGCGGCGGGATTGTCGATCGTGCTCGGCATCGTGACGTGGATCGTGCTGTATGTGGCGCGCAGCGTCAGCGGCTCCGCTGTGGCCGCGACGGCCTAA
- a CDS encoding ABC transporter substrate-binding protein: MTRRSSIGIAALRVARAALVASSFALTFGAAQVAHAEETAICYNCPPEWADWASQIKAIQQKTGVHVPFDNKNSGQSIAQLMAEQKSPVADVVYLGVSSAFQAKDKGVIAPYKPAHWNDIPSNLKDPQGYWFAIHSGTLGFFVNKDALEGKPVPRSWADLLKPEYKGMIGYLDPSSAFVGYAGAVAVNQALGGSFDNFKPGLDWFAKLKANQPIVPKQTAYARVLSGEIPILLDYDFDAYRAKYKDHANVEFVIPKEGTIEVPYVMSLVKGAPHDANGKKVLDFVLSDEGQKLWANAYLRPVRSNAMSADAASKFLPASDYARAKAVDFGKMAEKQQAFGEQYLQVMH, encoded by the coding sequence GTGACCCGCCGTTCCTCCATCGGTATCGCAGCGTTGCGCGTCGCGCGCGCGGCGCTGGTTGCATCGTCGTTCGCGCTGACGTTCGGCGCCGCGCAAGTCGCGCACGCCGAAGAAACCGCGATCTGCTACAACTGCCCGCCCGAATGGGCCGACTGGGCCAGCCAGATCAAGGCCATCCAGCAGAAGACGGGCGTCCACGTGCCGTTCGACAACAAGAACTCCGGCCAGTCGATCGCGCAGCTGATGGCCGAGCAGAAGAGCCCGGTGGCGGACGTCGTGTATCTCGGCGTGTCGTCGGCGTTCCAGGCGAAGGACAAGGGCGTGATCGCGCCGTACAAGCCCGCGCACTGGAACGACATCCCGTCGAACCTGAAAGACCCGCAAGGCTACTGGTTCGCGATCCATTCGGGCACGCTCGGCTTCTTCGTCAACAAGGACGCGCTCGAAGGGAAGCCCGTGCCGCGCTCGTGGGCCGACCTGCTCAAGCCCGAATACAAAGGCATGATCGGCTACCTCGATCCGTCGAGCGCGTTCGTCGGCTATGCGGGCGCCGTCGCCGTGAACCAGGCGCTGGGCGGCAGCTTCGACAACTTCAAGCCGGGTCTCGACTGGTTCGCGAAGCTGAAGGCCAACCAGCCGATCGTGCCGAAGCAGACGGCCTACGCGCGCGTGCTGTCGGGTGAGATTCCCATCCTGCTCGACTACGACTTCGACGCGTATCGCGCGAAGTACAAGGATCACGCGAACGTCGAATTCGTGATTCCGAAGGAAGGCACGATCGAAGTGCCGTACGTGATGAGTCTCGTGAAGGGCGCGCCGCACGATGCGAACGGCAAGAAGGTGCTCGATTTCGTGCTGTCGGACGAAGGCCAGAAGCTGTGGGCGAACGCGTATCTGCGTCCCGTGCGTTCGAATGCGATGAGCGCCGACGCCGCGTCGAAGTTCCTGCCCGCCAGCGACTACGCGCGCGCCAAGGCCGTCGACTTCGGCAAGATGGCGGAAAAGCAGCAGGCATTCGGCGAGCAGTATCTGCAGGTGATGCATTGA